The following proteins come from a genomic window of Pseudomonas syringae:
- the mutL gene encoding DNA mismatch repair endonuclease MutL: MLNAARIELLSPRLANQIAAGEVVERPASVIKELLENSLDSGARRIDIDVEQAGIKLLKVRDDGGGISSDDLPLALARHATSKIRDLEDLERVMSLGFRGEALASISSVARLTLTSRTREADQAWQVETEGRDMAPRVQPAAHPVGTSVEVRDLFFNTPARRKFLKADKTEFDHLQEVIKRMALARFDVAFHLRHNGKTVLSLHEAHDDTARARRVSAICGPGFLEQALPIEIERNGLHLWGWVGLPTFSRSQADLQYFFVNGRAVRDKLVAHAVRQAYRDVLFNGRHPTFVLFFEVDPAAVDVNVHPTKHEVRFRDGRMVHDFLYGTLHRALGDVRPENQVGGSVPVATEPRPTGPEAGEFGPQGEMRLANNVLEQPQGEPFARPAGSGSGSGYQYQYSPRPTSGVPVAEAQSAYREFFAPLPSATPSTLPESASDIPPLGYALAQLKGIYILAENAQGLVLVDMHAAHERIMYERLKIAMANEGLSGQPLLVPESIAVSQREADCAEEHITTFQRLGFELQRLGPETLAIRQIPALLKQAEANRLVSDVLADLMEYGTSDRVQAHMNELLGTMACHGAIRANRRLAIPEMNALLRDMENTERSGQCNHGRPTWTQMGLSDLDKLFLRGQ, translated from the coding sequence GTGCTGAATGCGGCGCGCATCGAACTGCTAAGTCCTCGTCTGGCCAACCAGATCGCTGCGGGTGAGGTAGTCGAGCGTCCGGCTTCGGTCATCAAGGAACTGCTGGAAAACAGCCTCGATTCGGGGGCGCGACGCATCGACATCGATGTCGAGCAGGCCGGCATCAAACTGCTGAAAGTGCGTGACGACGGTGGCGGTATTTCCTCCGATGATCTGCCGCTGGCTCTGGCGCGACATGCGACCAGCAAGATTCGTGATCTGGAAGACCTTGAACGGGTGATGAGCCTGGGTTTTCGTGGCGAGGCGCTGGCGTCGATCAGTTCCGTGGCCCGCCTGACGCTGACTTCCCGCACCCGCGAGGCCGATCAGGCCTGGCAGGTCGAAACCGAAGGCCGCGACATGGCTCCGCGCGTTCAGCCGGCAGCGCACCCGGTAGGCACCTCGGTAGAAGTGCGCGACCTGTTCTTCAATACGCCTGCCCGCCGCAAGTTTCTCAAGGCCGACAAAACCGAATTCGATCACCTGCAGGAAGTCATCAAGCGCATGGCGCTGGCGCGTTTCGACGTGGCCTTCCACCTGCGCCATAACGGCAAGACTGTGCTCAGCCTGCACGAAGCGCATGACGACACCGCCAGAGCGCGTCGTGTCTCGGCCATCTGCGGGCCGGGCTTTCTTGAGCAGGCGCTGCCTATCGAGATCGAACGCAACGGGCTGCATCTGTGGGGCTGGGTCGGGCTGCCGACGTTCTCGCGCAGCCAGGCCGATCTGCAATATTTCTTCGTGAATGGCCGTGCCGTGCGCGACAAGCTGGTCGCCCACGCGGTGCGTCAGGCGTATCGCGACGTGCTGTTCAACGGCCGTCATCCAACCTTCGTGCTGTTCTTCGAAGTCGACCCGGCTGCCGTAGACGTCAACGTGCATCCGACCAAACATGAAGTGCGCTTCCGTGACGGACGCATGGTCCACGACTTTCTGTATGGCACTTTGCACCGCGCTTTGGGCGACGTCCGCCCTGAAAACCAGGTGGGTGGCAGCGTGCCGGTGGCCACCGAACCTCGGCCGACCGGGCCGGAGGCGGGCGAATTCGGGCCGCAGGGCGAGATGCGCCTGGCCAACAATGTGTTGGAGCAGCCGCAGGGCGAGCCTTTCGCCAGGCCTGCGGGCAGCGGTTCCGGCAGTGGTTACCAGTATCAGTATTCACCGCGACCCACTTCGGGCGTGCCGGTTGCCGAAGCGCAAAGCGCGTATCGCGAGTTTTTCGCGCCGTTGCCGAGTGCCACGCCATCGACCTTGCCAGAGTCGGCCAGTGACATCCCGCCATTGGGCTACGCATTGGCGCAGCTCAAAGGCATCTACATTCTGGCTGAAAACGCCCAGGGTCTGGTGCTGGTCGACATGCACGCGGCTCATGAGCGAATCATGTACGAGCGCCTGAAAATAGCCATGGCCAACGAAGGCCTGAGCGGGCAGCCGCTGCTGGTGCCCGAGTCCATCGCGGTCAGTCAGCGCGAAGCGGATTGCGCCGAAGAGCACATCACCACCTTCCAGCGGCTGGGCTTCGAGCTGCAACGGCTTGGCCCGGAAACCCTGGCGATCCGCCAGATTCCTGCGTTGCTCAAACAGGCCGAGGCCAATCGGCTGGTCAGTGATGTGCTGGCCGACCTGATGGAATACGGCACCAGCGACCGGGTGCAGGCGCACATGAACGAGTTGCTCGGCACCATGGCCTGTCACGGAGCGATCCGCGCCAACCGGCGTCTGGCCATTCCGGAAATGAACGCTCTGCTGCGCGACATGGAAAACACCGAGCGCAGCGGACAATGCAACCACGGTCGTCCCACCTGGACCCAGATGGGCCTCAGTGACCTGGATAAATTATTCCTGCGCGGTCAATGA
- the rsgA gene encoding small ribosomal subunit biogenesis GTPase RsgA, producing the protein MAKRQLNRRQNWRIEKIQGERAARAAKRESVTLETLEGGDLGPEQTGLVIAHFGVQVEVEAQEGEESGKVFRCHLRANLPALVTGDRVVWRAGNQGIGVIVAQLPRTTELRRPDSRGQLKPVAANVDLIVIVFAPMPEPHANLIDRYLVAAEHAGIHPLLLLNKADLIDEQNAPALNALLAVYRTLGYPVLEVSAHHGDGMQKLQSQLDGHISVFVGQSGVGKSSLVNSLLPETDTRVGPLSEVSGQGTHTTTTARLFHFPGGGDLIDSPGIREFGLGHVSRADVEAGFIEFNDLIGTCRFRDCKHDREPGCALLKGLEDGRVQQQRMNSYRSIIASLPQESY; encoded by the coding sequence ATGGCCAAACGCCAACTCAATCGACGTCAGAACTGGCGCATCGAAAAAATTCAGGGCGAGCGCGCTGCCCGCGCGGCAAAACGCGAGTCCGTGACACTCGAAACACTGGAAGGCGGCGACCTCGGCCCCGAGCAGACCGGCCTGGTGATCGCTCACTTCGGCGTACAGGTTGAAGTCGAGGCCCAGGAAGGCGAGGAAAGCGGCAAGGTCTTTCGTTGCCACCTGCGCGCCAACCTGCCCGCACTGGTCACCGGCGACCGCGTCGTATGGCGTGCCGGCAATCAGGGCATCGGGGTGATCGTCGCGCAGCTGCCGCGCACCACCGAACTGCGCCGCCCGGATTCCCGTGGCCAGCTCAAGCCTGTGGCCGCCAACGTCGATCTGATCGTGATCGTCTTTGCGCCGATGCCCGAGCCACACGCCAATCTTATCGACCGTTACCTGGTCGCTGCCGAGCACGCCGGGATTCATCCGCTGCTGCTGCTGAACAAGGCCGACCTGATCGACGAGCAGAACGCACCGGCGCTGAATGCGTTGCTGGCGGTCTATCGCACCCTCGGTTATCCGGTACTGGAAGTGTCCGCCCACCACGGCGACGGCATGCAGAAGCTGCAAAGCCAGCTTGATGGCCACATCAGCGTGTTCGTCGGTCAGTCCGGTGTCGGCAAGTCCTCGCTGGTCAACAGCCTGCTGCCGGAAACCGATACCCGTGTCGGCCCGCTGTCCGAAGTGTCCGGTCAGGGTACGCACACCACCACCACCGCCCGCCTGTTTCACTTCCCGGGCGGCGGCGATCTGATCGACTCACCGGGTATTCGTGAATTCGGCCTGGGCCACGTCAGCCGTGCCGATGTAGAGGCCGGCTTCATCGAGTTCAACGACTTGATCGGCACGTGCCGTTTCCGCGACTGCAAGCATGACCGCGAGCCGGGCTGTGCCTTGCTCAAGGGTCTGGAAGACGGTCGTGTGCAACAGCAGCGCATGAACAGCTACCGCTCGATCATTGCCAGCCTGCCGCAAGAAAGTTACTGA
- the motB gene encoding flagellar motor protein MotB, which yields MENNQPIIIKRVKRFGGGHHGGAWKIAFADFATAMMAFFLVLWLMSSATPEQLLAVAGYFKDPVGFSDSGSPYVIDLGGSPEMSPNQTLNPEVKTTPSPDTVPIEAETSEAKAEAVEQERLEMLLQELQNKVEENPQLQKFKDQILFEITQDGLRIQIMDAENRPMFDSGSARLKPYFEDILLALADTIKSVPNKISISGHTDATPFVGSGGFGNWELSANRANAARRALVAGTYPDSQVARVVGYASSALYDHQNPTNPVNRRIDIVVLTKKAQHRIEGDQNSGGAPPANPAAPATPAPAPAAPAAPGASSATPPDPQAYAQPHELRQKLNIFDDGKLRIEPAQN from the coding sequence ATGGAAAATAATCAGCCGATAATCATCAAGCGCGTCAAGCGCTTCGGTGGCGGACACCACGGTGGCGCCTGGAAAATCGCTTTCGCTGACTTCGCGACAGCCATGATGGCGTTCTTCCTGGTGCTGTGGCTGATGTCGTCCGCTACCCCTGAGCAGTTGCTGGCCGTTGCAGGGTACTTCAAGGACCCTGTGGGCTTTTCGGACAGTGGTTCGCCGTACGTGATCGACCTGGGTGGTTCGCCGGAAATGTCGCCCAACCAGACCCTCAACCCCGAGGTCAAGACCACGCCGTCGCCGGATACCGTGCCTATCGAGGCGGAGACGTCGGAGGCCAAGGCTGAGGCGGTCGAGCAGGAGCGTCTGGAGATGCTGTTGCAGGAACTGCAGAACAAGGTCGAGGAAAACCCGCAGCTGCAGAAATTCAAGGACCAGATTCTGTTCGAGATCACTCAGGACGGCTTGCGTATCCAGATCATGGATGCCGAAAACCGGCCAATGTTCGACTCGGGCAGTGCCCGCCTCAAGCCTTATTTCGAAGACATTCTGCTGGCACTGGCTGACACCATCAAAAGCGTGCCGAACAAGATCAGCATCAGCGGTCACACCGATGCAACGCCTTTCGTGGGCAGTGGCGGGTTCGGCAACTGGGAGCTGTCGGCCAACCGCGCCAATGCTGCTCGTCGCGCGCTGGTTGCCGGGACGTATCCGGATTCACAGGTGGCAAGGGTGGTGGGCTATGCCTCGTCGGCGCTCTACGACCACCAGAACCCTACCAATCCGGTCAACCGTCGCATCGATATCGTGGTCTTGACCAAAAAGGCTCAGCATCGTATCGAAGGCGATCAGAACTCCGGCGGTGCGCCACCCGCCAATCCAGCGGCACCAGCAACTCCGGCACCAGCGCCAGCGGCACCTGCTGCTCCGGGAGCTTCGAGTGCTACGCCGCCCGATCCGCAGGCCTACGCTCAGCCTCACGAGCTTCGGCAAAAGCTGAACATCTTCGACGACGGTAAGTTGCGTATCGAGCCCGCTCAGAACTAA
- a CDS encoding N-acetylmuramoyl-L-alanine amidase has product MGLGMRMRALVTVVGLLLMAMAVEAVAATQVRSVRLWRAPDNTRLVFDLTGPVQHSLFTLTSPDRLVIDINGATLGGPLNVPTANTPISSMRSAQRTPTDLRVVIDLKKGVTPKSFTLAPNQQYGNRLVVDLYDNAADANPTPVIPDTPANTAPAVPVSPAKPEIKLTPVPNGKRDIVVVIDAGHGGEDPGASGGAGQKEKNVVLSIAKELQRQVNAEKGYRAELTRTGDYFIPLRKRTEIARAKGADLFVSIHADAAPSSAAFGASVFALSDRGATSETARWLADSENRSDLIGGAGAVSLDDKDRMLAGVLLDLSMTASLSSSLNVGQKVLSNIGRVTSLHKARVEQAGFMVLKSPDIPSILVETGFISNANEANKLGSASHQQALARSITSGVKQFFQQNPPQGTYIAWLRDNGKLAQGPRNHVVRSGETLAMLAARYDMNIATLRSANNLKTDELKIGQDLRIPSSEVATQ; this is encoded by the coding sequence ATGGGGTTAGGTATGCGCATGCGCGCGCTGGTTACTGTAGTGGGTCTGCTGTTGATGGCCATGGCTGTCGAGGCGGTTGCCGCTACGCAAGTGCGAAGTGTCCGCTTATGGCGAGCGCCGGATAACACGCGTCTGGTCTTTGACCTGACCGGGCCGGTGCAGCACAGCCTGTTTACCCTGACTTCGCCTGATCGTCTGGTGATCGATATCAACGGCGCGACGCTCGGCGGACCGCTGAACGTACCGACGGCCAATACACCGATCAGCAGCATGCGCTCTGCGCAGCGCACGCCCACCGATCTGCGCGTGGTCATCGACCTGAAAAAGGGCGTGACCCCGAAGAGCTTTACGCTGGCGCCGAACCAGCAGTATGGCAACCGTCTGGTGGTTGACCTTTACGACAACGCGGCCGATGCCAACCCGACGCCAGTGATCCCGGATACCCCCGCCAACACGGCACCGGCGGTTCCGGTCAGCCCTGCCAAACCGGAAATCAAATTGACCCCGGTGCCCAATGGCAAGCGCGACATCGTGGTCGTGATCGATGCCGGGCACGGTGGTGAAGACCCGGGCGCCTCGGGCGGCGCGGGTCAGAAAGAGAAAAACGTGGTGCTGTCGATTGCCAAGGAGTTGCAGCGCCAGGTCAACGCTGAAAAAGGCTACCGCGCCGAGCTGACGCGAACCGGCGACTACTTCATCCCGCTGCGCAAACGTACCGAGATTGCCCGCGCCAAGGGCGCAGACCTGTTCGTGTCCATTCACGCCGACGCGGCCCCGTCTTCTGCTGCATTCGGCGCCTCGGTGTTTGCCCTGTCGGATCGCGGCGCGACCTCCGAAACCGCGCGCTGGCTGGCAGACAGTGAAAACCGTTCCGACCTGATCGGTGGTGCCGGTGCGGTCAGCCTCGATGACAAGGACCGCATGCTGGCTGGGGTACTGCTGGACTTGTCCATGACCGCCTCGCTGTCGTCGAGCCTGAACGTGGGCCAGAAAGTGCTGAGCAACATCGGCCGCGTCACCTCGCTGCACAAGGCTCGCGTCGAGCAGGCGGGCTTCATGGTGCTCAAGTCGCCGGACATTCCGTCGATTCTGGTGGAAACCGGCTTCATCTCCAACGCCAACGAAGCCAACAAGCTTGGCTCTGCATCACACCAGCAAGCGTTGGCGCGCTCGATCACTTCCGGCGTGAAGCAGTTCTTCCAGCAGAATCCGCCGCAGGGCACCTATATTGCCTGGCTGCGTGACAACGGCAAGCTGGCCCAAGGGCCGCGCAACCATGTGGTGCGCTCCGGCGAAACCCTGGCTATGCTCGCGGCGCGCTATGACATGAACATCGCCACGCTGCGCAGTGCCAATAACCTGAAGACCGATGAATTGAAAATCGGCCAGGACCTGCGAATCCCGAGTTCCGAGGTTGCGACCCAGTAA
- a CDS encoding NAD(P)H-hydrate dehydratase translates to MFDTKPHLPDALYSAAQVRDLDARLIAAGTPGLELMQRAAHATWRALRRRWSEMNELTVLAGRGNNAGDGYLVAALAHKAGWQVSVLAVGAPDALTGDAAAAYAMAADVTVHAWAGQSLKGVVLDALLGTGLNGDVREPYRSAIEAINASGLPVAAVDIPSGLSADTGQSLGVVVRADLTVTFIGLKAGLLTGEAADCVGELVFDDLQADPSLVAQTQASAKRLDTFNLPVLPPRPRTAHKGMFGRVLVIGGDHGFGGAALLSAESALRSGAGMLTLATRAEHVPAALTRMPEIMSAAIRSANQLMALIEPASVLVVGPGLGQASWGRSLLSAAANADRPQVWDADALNMLATGQVSLPAHSVITPHPGEAARLLGVGIKEIQADRLAAARALARKFNTVCVLKGSGSLIADAHGQLALCDRGHPAMATAGLGDVLAGLIGALMAQHLKPFDAACLAVWLHASAGQQVGETGRGLAASDIIPAIRQLLEELQPCLN, encoded by the coding sequence ATGTTCGACACTAAACCTCATTTACCCGACGCGCTGTACAGCGCAGCGCAGGTCCGCGACCTCGACGCCCGGCTGATTGCCGCCGGTACGCCGGGCCTGGAACTGATGCAGCGCGCTGCCCATGCCACATGGCGTGCGCTACGCCGGCGCTGGTCGGAAATGAACGAGCTGACCGTGCTGGCCGGGCGTGGCAACAACGCCGGTGACGGGTATCTGGTGGCAGCGCTGGCGCACAAGGCGGGCTGGCAGGTCAGTGTGCTGGCAGTCGGCGCGCCGGACGCGCTGACGGGCGATGCGGCAGCAGCCTATGCCATGGCTGCTGACGTGACTGTTCACGCCTGGGCCGGGCAGTCGCTGAAGGGCGTTGTGCTGGATGCCTTGCTCGGCACCGGGCTTAACGGCGACGTGCGCGAGCCTTATCGTTCGGCCATCGAAGCAATCAATGCCAGCGGTCTGCCGGTTGCCGCCGTGGACATTCCGTCAGGCTTGAGCGCCGACACCGGGCAATCCCTCGGTGTTGTGGTGCGTGCCGATCTGACGGTGACCTTCATCGGCCTGAAAGCAGGGCTGCTGACCGGCGAGGCGGCTGATTGTGTCGGCGAACTGGTTTTTGACGATCTACAGGCCGATCCCTCGTTGGTCGCACAGACTCAAGCAAGCGCGAAACGTCTGGACACTTTCAACCTGCCGGTGCTGCCGCCACGCCCGCGCACGGCCCATAAAGGCATGTTCGGGCGTGTGCTGGTCATCGGCGGCGATCACGGCTTTGGCGGTGCCGCGTTGCTCAGCGCCGAAAGCGCATTGCGCAGCGGTGCCGGCATGCTCACCCTGGCGACCCGCGCCGAACACGTGCCGGCTGCCTTGACGCGCATGCCGGAAATCATGAGTGCGGCGATCCGTTCGGCCAATCAGTTGATGGCGCTGATCGAGCCCGCCAGCGTGCTGGTGGTTGGTCCCGGTCTGGGCCAGGCCAGTTGGGGGCGCAGCCTGCTGTCTGCCGCCGCCAACGCTGACCGGCCACAAGTCTGGGACGCCGATGCGCTGAACATGCTGGCGACCGGGCAGGTGAGCCTGCCCGCGCACAGCGTCATCACCCCGCATCCGGGGGAGGCGGCGCGCTTGCTGGGCGTCGGCATTAAAGAGATTCAGGCCGATCGCCTTGCCGCTGCTCGGGCACTGGCCCGCAAATTCAATACCGTTTGTGTCCTCAAGGGCTCCGGCAGCCTGATCGCCGATGCACACGGTCAACTGGCGTTATGTGATCGCGGCCATCCAGCAATGGCAACCGCCGGGCTGGGTGACGTGCTTGCCGGCCTGATCGGCGCGCTGATGGCGCAACACCTGAAGCCCTTCGACGCAGCCTGTCTGGCCGTGTGGCTGCACGCCAGTGCCGGTCAGCAGGTCGGTGAAACAGGTCGCGGGCTGGCCGCCAGCGATATTATTCCCGCCATTCGTCAGTTATTGGAGGAGCTGCAACCGTGTCTGAATTAA
- the motA gene encoding flagellar motor stator protein MotA: MAKIIGIIVVIASVLGGYVLSHGKIMALFQPYEVLIIGGAALGAFLQANPGYMFMHVFKKSLKMFGTRFTHAYYLEVLGLVYEILNKSRREGMMAIEGDIEDAASSPIFAKYPGVLKDERMTAYICDYLRIMSSGNMAPHELEGLFDMELLSMKEDLEHPSHAITGIADGMPGFGIVAAVLGIVVTMASLGSGDKAAIGMHVGAALVGTFFGILAAYGFFGPLATSLAHDAKEEMNVYESIKASLVASASGMPPSLAVEFGRKVLYPLHRPSFSELEQAVRGR, translated from the coding sequence ATGGCTAAAATCATCGGCATCATTGTCGTCATCGCGAGCGTCCTCGGCGGATATGTTCTGTCCCATGGCAAGATCATGGCGCTGTTCCAGCCCTACGAGGTCTTGATTATCGGCGGTGCTGCACTGGGCGCGTTCCTCCAGGCCAACCCTGGCTACATGTTCATGCACGTGTTCAAGAAGTCGCTGAAGATGTTCGGTACGCGCTTCACGCATGCCTATTACCTCGAAGTGCTGGGGCTGGTCTACGAAATCCTCAACAAGAGCCGCCGTGAGGGCATGATGGCGATTGAAGGGGATATCGAAGACGCTGCTTCCAGCCCGATCTTCGCCAAATACCCGGGTGTGCTGAAAGATGAGCGCATGACGGCGTACATCTGTGACTACCTGCGCATCATGTCGTCCGGCAACATGGCTCCCCATGAGCTGGAAGGGCTGTTCGACATGGAGCTGCTGAGCATGAAAGAAGATCTCGAGCACCCATCCCACGCCATTACCGGTATCGCCGACGGTATGCCAGGCTTCGGTATCGTGGCGGCGGTACTGGGTATCGTGGTGACCATGGCGTCGCTGGGTTCGGGCGACAAGGCTGCGATCGGTATGCACGTAGGTGCGGCGCTGGTCGGTACGTTCTTCGGTATTCTCGCGGCTTACGGTTTCTTCGGGCCGCTGGCCACCAGCCTTGCGCACGACGCCAAGGAAGAAATGAACGTTTACGAAAGCATCAAGGCGTCACTGGTGGCTTCTGCCTCGGGCATGCCGCCTTCGCTGGCTGTCGAATTCGGCCGCAAGGTTCTGTATCCGCTGCATCGCCCCAGCTTCAGTGAGCTGGAACAAGCGGTTCGCGGTCGCTAA
- the orn gene encoding oligoribonuclease, with translation MQNKQNLIWIDLEMTGLDPDTDVIIEMATIITDSELNTLAEGPVIAVHQSDETLAKMDEWNTRQHGGSGLTQRVRESTVSMAEAEAQTLEFIKLWVPERSSPICGNSICQDRRFLYRHMPTLENYFHYRNLDVSTLKELAARWSPELKFKKGSTHLALDDIRESIAELRFYREHFIKP, from the coding sequence ATGCAGAACAAGCAGAACCTGATCTGGATCGATCTGGAAATGACCGGACTGGACCCTGATACCGATGTCATCATCGAAATGGCCACGATCATCACGGACAGTGAGTTGAACACGCTGGCGGAAGGGCCGGTCATCGCCGTGCATCAGAGCGACGAGACGCTGGCAAAAATGGACGAGTGGAACACTCGCCAGCACGGCGGCTCGGGCCTGACCCAGCGCGTGCGTGAAAGCACCGTCAGCATGGCTGAAGCCGAGGCGCAGACCCTGGAGTTCATCAAATTGTGGGTGCCCGAGCGCAGTTCGCCGATCTGCGGCAACAGCATCTGCCAGGATCGTCGCTTTCTGTATCGCCACATGCCGACGCTGGAAAACTACTTCCACTATCGCAACCTGGACGTCTCGACACTCAAGGAACTGGCTGCCCGCTGGTCTCCCGAGCTCAAGTTCAAGAAAGGCAGCACACATCTGGCGCTGGACGACATCCGTGAGTCGATCGCCGAGCTGCGCTTTTATCGCGAGCACTTCATCAAGCCGTGA
- the queG gene encoding tRNA epoxyqueuosine(34) reductase QueG, whose translation MSAITAELPTSDDLAALALSIKAWGRELGFQEVGISGLDLAEHEQHLQRWLDAGYHGEMDYMAAHGSKRSHPEELVPGTLRVVSLRMDYLPGDSEMAQRLIEPEKAYVSRYALGRDYHKLIRKRLQQLAERIQQAIGPFGFRAFVDSAPVLEKAIAEQAGLGWIGKNTLVLNRKAGSFFFLGELFVDIPLPVDAPHATEHCGRCTACLDICPTAAFVGPYVLDARRCISYLTIELKTAIPEELRPLIGNRVFGCDDCQIVCPWNRFARPTGQSDFQPRHNLDNAGLAELFLWDEEKFLGNTEGSPLRRAGYERWLRNLAVGLGNAPSTIPVVEALRARRDYPSELVREHVEWALRRHGVAPL comes from the coding sequence ATGTCCGCTATTACTGCTGAACTTCCTACTTCCGATGATCTTGCCGCCCTTGCCCTGTCGATCAAGGCGTGGGGGCGTGAGCTGGGCTTTCAGGAAGTTGGGATAAGCGGCCTGGATCTGGCAGAGCACGAGCAGCACCTGCAACGCTGGCTCGATGCGGGTTATCACGGCGAAATGGACTATATGGCAGCCCATGGCAGCAAACGTTCCCACCCGGAAGAACTGGTGCCGGGGACCCTGCGTGTGGTGTCGCTGCGCATGGATTATCTGCCGGGCGACAGCGAAATGGCCCAGCGCCTGATAGAGCCGGAAAAAGCCTACGTTTCACGCTACGCCCTGGGCCGTGACTACCACAAGTTGATCCGCAAGCGTCTTCAGCAACTGGCCGAACGCATTCAGCAGGCCATCGGGCCATTTGGCTTCAGGGCCTTTGTCGACAGCGCGCCGGTGCTGGAAAAGGCCATCGCCGAACAGGCCGGGCTGGGCTGGATCGGCAAAAACACATTGGTGCTCAATCGCAAGGCGGGGAGCTTTTTCTTTCTCGGCGAGCTGTTTGTCGATATTCCGCTGCCGGTGGATGCGCCCCACGCGACCGAACACTGCGGACGCTGCACGGCCTGCCTGGATATCTGCCCGACTGCTGCGTTTGTCGGGCCTTATGTGCTGGATGCGCGGCGCTGTATTTCTTACCTGACCATTGAGCTGAAGACGGCAATTCCCGAAGAGCTGCGGCCGTTGATTGGTAACCGGGTGTTCGGCTGTGACGACTGCCAGATCGTCTGCCCCTGGAACCGCTTCGCCCGCCCTACCGGGCAGAGTGATTTTCAGCCACGCCACAACCTGGATAACGCCGGGCTGGCCGAACTGTTTCTATGGGACGAAGAAAAATTTCTCGGCAACACCGAAGGCTCACCCCTGCGCCGCGCCGGATACGAACGCTGGCTACGCAACCTGGCCGTCGGTCTCGGCAACGCGCCTTCCACCATTCCGGTCGTAGAAGCCCTGCGGGCACGCCGCGACTACCCGTCGGAGCTGGTCAGGGAGCATGTGGAATGGGCGTTGCGGCGGCATGGTGTGGCGCCGCTTTGA
- the tsaE gene encoding tRNA (adenosine(37)-N6)-threonylcarbamoyltransferase complex ATPase subunit type 1 TsaE, producing the protein MSELTLHVVGEEAMMHFGARLAEVTEGKGVIFLDGDLGAGKTTLSRGMIRGFGHAGPVKSPTFTLVEPYEIDAVRVFHFDLYRLVDPEELEFMGVRDYFDGEALCLIEWPQRGAGFLPKPDLTITIGPHGDGRSVMLSPLGSRGERWCATLALEFK; encoded by the coding sequence GTGTCTGAATTAACGCTGCATGTGGTGGGTGAAGAGGCAATGATGCATTTTGGTGCGCGCCTCGCCGAGGTCACCGAAGGCAAGGGCGTGATTTTTCTCGACGGCGATCTGGGTGCCGGAAAAACCACCCTTTCGCGGGGAATGATTCGCGGGTTCGGGCACGCCGGGCCTGTCAAGAGCCCGACTTTCACGCTGGTCGAGCCCTACGAAATCGATGCCGTGCGGGTGTTTCACTTCGACCTGTATCGTCTGGTAGATCCCGAAGAGCTTGAGTTCATGGGCGTGCGTGATTACTTCGACGGCGAGGCACTTTGTCTGATTGAATGGCCCCAACGCGGTGCAGGCTTTTTGCCAAAGCCCGACCTGACCATTACCATTGGCCCGCACGGCGACGGTCGGTCGGTCATGTTGAGCCCGCTGGGCTCGCGTGGCGAACGCTGGTGTGCCACTTTGGCTTTGGAATTCAAATAG
- a CDS encoding trimeric intracellular cation channel family protein → MLLMLYLIAITAEAMTGALSAGRRGMDWFGVVLIACVTALGGGSVRDVLIGHYPLTWVKHPEYLMLTSVAALVTIFIAPLMRHLRSLFLVLDALGLVAFTLIGCMTALEAGHGLVIASVCGVITGVFGGILRDIFCNDIPLIFRRELYASVSFLAAWCFLLCQSLQLPNEQAVLITLFGGLLLRLLAIRFRWEMPKFVYKDEP, encoded by the coding sequence ATGCTACTGATGCTTTATCTGATCGCCATCACCGCTGAGGCCATGACCGGCGCACTGTCGGCCGGGCGTCGCGGGATGGACTGGTTCGGAGTGGTGCTGATCGCCTGCGTGACGGCGCTGGGTGGCGGTTCGGTGCGCGATGTCTTGATCGGCCACTACCCGCTGACCTGGGTCAAACACCCGGAATACCTGATGCTGACCAGCGTGGCAGCGTTGGTGACGATCTTCATCGCGCCACTGATGCGCCATCTGCGTTCGCTGTTTCTGGTGCTTGATGCGCTGGGCCTGGTGGCGTTCACCTTGATCGGCTGCATGACCGCGCTGGAAGCCGGGCATGGACTGGTGATTGCGTCGGTGTGCGGTGTTATTACCGGCGTATTCGGCGGCATCCTGCGCGACATCTTTTGCAACGACATCCCGCTGATCTTCCGCCGCGAGCTGTACGCCAGCGTTTCATTTCTGGCTGCGTGGTGCTTTTTGCTGTGCCAGTCTCTGCAACTGCCGAACGAGCAAGCCGTATTGATCACCTTGTTCGGCGGCCTGCTGCTGCGCCTGCTGGCCATCCGTTTCCGCTGGGAAATGCCCAAGTTCGTCTATAAAGACGAGCCTTGA